One part of the Tunicatimonas pelagia genome encodes these proteins:
- a CDS encoding Txe/YoeB family addiction module toxin: MKKITKPFKYDLAGYWLRRIDQEHRLVYQVAEDELLIYACRYLYDS; encoded by the coding sequence TTGAAGAAGATAACGAAACCCTTTAAATATGATTTGGCTGGATACTGGTTAAGACGAATAGACCAAGAGCACCGATTGGTTTATCAAGTAGCTGAAGACGAATTACTCATCTATGCTTGTCGCTATCTCTACGACTCATAA
- a CDS encoding glycoside hydrolase family 3 N-terminal domain-containing protein produces MDIRKLVGVFLLLSLLYGTLFAQTSEPPFLQHTQSAWVDSVMQTLSPDERIAQLIAVAAYSNRDEAHKQALIQMINKHKVGGLVFFQGGPGRQARMLNDFQEASEVPLLVSMDAEWGIGMRLDSTISYPFQMTLGAIQDDNMLYQMGLEVARQMKRAGMHMNFAPVVDVNNNPANPVINFRSFGEDKENVARKGIAYMRGMQDEQILTTAKHFPGHGDTDTDSHYALPQINHPRARLDSLEMYPFRKIIDAGVGGVMVAHLNIPALDPTQGLPSTLSKSIVTDILKDELGFTGLIVTDAMNMKGVTAGNEPGVVDKDAILAGNDLLEFTEDVPRAIAEIRKAIKQGIITQEQIDERCRKILAVKQWVGLDNYQPVVVKNIASDMTTPAGELLNRKLIEAALTVLENENDLLPIRQLDTLSIASVAIGAKSSITSFQKTLSLYSEVDHMKIAANAGSSATETIRKKIANHDVVLVSVHDNSKYPRNKLKLSASVKSLLSELTQRENTVLSVFKNPYVLDKLPNPQEADGLIVAYQDNRHTEELAAQLIFGGIGASGTLPVSIGNKYQAGDGLTIQGDLRFGYTMPEDVGLDSRILCSQIDSLVKEAIDAKAIPGCQVLVAKDRKVVMHKAYGLQQYSDTVKVKLDDLYDLASITKISSALPALMKLHGEGKFDLSASLGDYLPYFKNSNKDEATFREILAHQAKFKPWIPYWQSTLRDNGSHKWFTIKSDSSRRFPIKLTDNMWLHRNYQKKIYKAIKKSPLEDEAKYKYSGLAFYLFPKMVEGLSGEDYVKYVNNNFYKPLGATTLGFRPFEKFPLERIVPTESDYAFRGEAIHGPVHDEGAIMMGGVSANAGLFANANDLAKLIQMYLDEGEYGGKQYINPESIQEFTRYQFPENDNRRGLGFDKPNLERSPTGNAAVSSSDASFGHSGFTGTFTWADPEHNLVYVFLSNRVHPTRDNTRLYKLNTRTNIQQVIYNSLVDGITYSVGRE; encoded by the coding sequence ATGGATATTAGAAAATTAGTAGGGGTTTTTCTTCTTCTCAGCTTATTGTACGGCACTTTGTTCGCTCAGACCAGCGAACCACCTTTTCTCCAACACACTCAGAGTGCTTGGGTAGATTCAGTAATGCAAACCCTCTCACCCGACGAACGGATTGCCCAGCTTATTGCCGTGGCGGCGTATTCTAACCGCGACGAAGCACATAAGCAGGCTCTGATACAAATGATCAACAAGCACAAAGTAGGCGGATTGGTCTTCTTTCAGGGTGGACCTGGGCGACAGGCGCGGATGCTGAATGACTTTCAGGAAGCTTCTGAGGTACCGCTACTGGTATCAATGGATGCAGAGTGGGGCATTGGGATGCGGCTGGACAGTACGATTAGCTATCCGTTTCAGATGACGTTGGGAGCCATTCAGGACGATAATATGCTCTACCAAATGGGGCTAGAAGTAGCCCGGCAGATGAAACGAGCCGGAATGCACATGAACTTTGCCCCGGTGGTCGACGTGAATAACAATCCAGCGAACCCAGTCATTAATTTCCGTTCGTTTGGCGAAGATAAGGAGAATGTAGCTCGTAAGGGAATCGCCTACATGCGCGGAATGCAAGATGAGCAAATCCTGACCACGGCCAAGCATTTTCCCGGCCACGGCGATACCGATACTGATTCGCACTACGCGCTACCGCAAATCAATCACCCACGTGCCCGGCTAGATTCATTGGAAATGTACCCTTTTCGTAAAATTATTGATGCAGGAGTAGGCGGAGTAATGGTCGCTCATCTGAACATTCCCGCGCTAGATCCTACCCAAGGTTTGCCTTCTACCTTATCTAAATCTATTGTCACTGATATTTTAAAGGATGAGCTAGGCTTCACTGGACTAATTGTAACCGACGCCATGAATATGAAGGGCGTGACTGCTGGGAACGAACCGGGTGTAGTTGATAAAGATGCGATCCTGGCGGGAAATGACCTACTGGAATTTACCGAAGATGTACCACGCGCCATTGCCGAAATCCGTAAAGCCATTAAGCAAGGAATTATCACCCAGGAACAAATTGATGAGCGTTGTCGCAAAATACTCGCAGTAAAGCAATGGGTTGGGCTGGATAATTATCAACCCGTAGTGGTCAAAAATATTGCTAGCGATATGACGACTCCCGCAGGAGAGCTGCTTAACCGCAAATTGATTGAAGCGGCATTAACCGTACTGGAAAATGAAAACGACTTGTTACCTATTCGCCAGTTAGATACACTGAGCATCGCTTCGGTAGCTATTGGCGCCAAAAGCAGTATTACTTCTTTTCAGAAGACACTAAGTTTGTATAGTGAAGTTGACCATATGAAAATAGCGGCTAACGCTGGTTCAAGTGCTACTGAAACCATTCGTAAAAAAATAGCCAATCATGATGTAGTTTTGGTAAGTGTACATGATAACAGTAAGTATCCCCGCAATAAGTTAAAGTTATCAGCTTCGGTAAAAAGCTTGTTAAGTGAACTTACGCAACGGGAAAATACGGTACTGTCCGTCTTTAAAAATCCTTATGTGCTAGATAAGCTTCCTAATCCGCAAGAAGCAGATGGGTTGATTGTGGCGTATCAGGATAATCGTCATACCGAAGAACTGGCAGCTCAGCTTATCTTCGGAGGCATTGGTGCGAGTGGAACATTACCGGTGAGTATCGGAAATAAGTATCAGGCGGGCGATGGATTAACGATACAAGGCGACCTACGTTTCGGCTACACTATGCCGGAAGATGTAGGGTTGGACTCTCGAATTCTTTGCTCTCAGATTGATTCGCTGGTAAAAGAAGCCATCGATGCCAAAGCTATTCCCGGCTGCCAGGTATTGGTGGCTAAAGATCGTAAAGTGGTGATGCACAAAGCTTATGGTTTACAGCAGTACAGTGATACAGTGAAGGTCAAGCTGGATGACTTATACGATCTGGCTTCAATCACCAAAATCTCATCGGCTTTACCGGCTCTGATGAAACTACACGGCGAAGGAAAGTTTGACCTGTCAGCAAGTCTAGGAGACTATCTGCCGTACTTCAAAAACTCTAATAAAGACGAGGCTACTTTTCGGGAGATTTTGGCGCATCAGGCTAAGTTCAAACCCTGGATTCCTTACTGGCAAAGCACGCTGCGCGACAATGGCAGTCATAAATGGTTTACGATTAAATCAGATTCGTCCCGCCGTTTTCCTATTAAGCTTACCGATAATATGTGGCTGCACCGTAACTACCAAAAGAAAATTTACAAAGCCATCAAAAAATCACCCCTGGAAGACGAAGCTAAGTATAAATATTCGGGTTTAGCGTTTTATCTGTTCCCTAAAATGGTGGAAGGATTATCTGGGGAAGATTACGTGAAATATGTCAACAATAATTTTTATAAGCCCCTGGGGGCTACTACGCTAGGTTTTCGCCCGTTTGAAAAATTTCCCCTGGAGCGCATTGTCCCTACCGAAAGCGATTATGCCTTTCGTGGCGAAGCGATTCATGGTCCGGTACACGACGAGGGTGCGATTATGATGGGTGGTGTTTCGGCCAATGCTGGATTATTTGCCAATGCTAACGATTTAGCCAAACTAATACAAATGTATCTGGATGAAGGCGAGTACGGCGGAAAGCAATACATTAATCCCGAATCGATTCAAGAGTTTACCCGCTACCAATTTCCTGAAAATGACAACCGCCGGGGCTTGGGCTTTGACAAACCTAACTTAGAGCGTTCGCCTACCGGAAATGCTGCCGTAAGTAGTAGTGATGCCAGCTTCGGTCATTCTGGTTTCACCGGAACTTTCACTTGGGCCGATCCTGAACATAACTTGGTCTACGTCTTCCTCTCTAATCGTGTGCATCCCACCCGCGACAACACTCGCCTCTACAAACTCAACACCCGCACCAACATCCAGCAAGTAATCTACAACTCGTTAGTAGATGGAATTACGTATTCGGTCGGGCGAGAATAA
- a CDS encoding PH domain-containing protein, which yields MKSPLSGNSNLFTLAITVDLLLTVPLVYLLLIRQTEIPKTTAVPVMVVGLLIGTYFLPKESQTYLAWFKTWGLPIVELSVLTFVILKVRSTIGKYKRLKGANPDFFSALKSTCREILPKAVIMPVVTEVSVIYYGFLNWRTRTLQKNEFTYHKESGTPALLGAFIFIIIIETFVLHLLLAKWSIIAAWVLSGLSIYTALQVFGFARSLAKRPISINENSLTLRYGILNEVEIPFSAIQSVELTSHSVERPHFAKLSPLGEMENHNVVISLKKENRLIGLYGMKKRFKVIGLHIDKPKEFKEQIDQLL from the coding sequence ATGAAATCACCTTTATCGGGGAATAGTAATTTATTCACTCTCGCCATTACTGTTGATCTGTTGCTGACCGTTCCGCTGGTGTATCTGTTGCTTATCCGCCAAACGGAAATCCCGAAGACAACGGCGGTTCCGGTCATGGTTGTTGGGCTGCTGATCGGGACGTATTTTCTGCCGAAAGAAAGTCAAACATATTTAGCCTGGTTCAAAACCTGGGGTTTACCAATTGTCGAGCTTTCTGTGCTGACGTTTGTCATTCTAAAAGTTCGTAGCACAATTGGTAAGTATAAACGATTGAAAGGGGCTAACCCTGATTTCTTCTCAGCCTTAAAAAGTACCTGTCGCGAGATCCTTCCTAAAGCAGTAATTATGCCCGTTGTCACTGAAGTTTCCGTGATTTACTACGGATTTCTCAACTGGCGAACCAGAACGTTACAGAAAAACGAATTTACCTACCATAAAGAAAGCGGAACGCCCGCACTACTCGGAGCTTTTATCTTTATTATCATCATTGAAACATTCGTTCTTCACCTTTTGCTAGCTAAGTGGAGCATTATTGCTGCTTGGGTATTATCTGGTTTAAGTATCTACACCGCTCTTCAAGTTTTTGGCTTTGCCCGCTCACTCGCCAAACGCCCTATCTCAATCAATGAGAATAGTTTGACTTTACGATACGGTATTCTGAACGAAGTTGAAATTCCTTTTTCAGCTATTCAATCAGTGGAACTAACGAGTCATTCAGTAGAGAGGCCCCATTTTGCAAAACTTTCACCGCTGGGAGAGATGGAAAATCATAATGTAGTTATCAGCCTGAAGAAAGAAAATAGGCTGATAGGGCTTTACGGAATGAAGAAGCGGTTTAAAGTAATTGGCTTGCACATTGACAAGCCAAAGGAATTTAAGGAGCAAATAGATCAGCTATTATGA
- a CDS encoding sulfatase family protein: MATFTHKLFFGFLLVALGILTLGVRNSPKPEEPLNILILHTDQWRAQAFGYRGDPNVKTPHIDQLAAESANLFNAVSGMPVCTPHRASLLTGQHPLTHGLFMNDVQLDTTAITIAEVLADAGYQTGYIGKWHLDGRGRHSFTPPGGRRQGFQYWKALECSHNYNNSAYYTANSPEKKFWEGYDAIAQAEDAQQYIRDHAQDEQPFFLFVSWGTPHAPYRTAPQEYLNMYAPKEMQLHPNVPPEMDSMVRADLAGYYAHCTALDDQIANILQTLEDTGTSDNTIILFTSDHGDLLGSHRAYKKQQPYEESIRVPMLIRHPQILPGEYAALMNSYDIMPTLLGLSDAQIPSSVEGYDFSEYLIEQLPLPDTTTLISCVQPFGQWNRFDRGGKEYRGIVTLRYTYTRDLNGSWLFFDNQRDPYQMNNLINNPAYSELQQELDKLLTKKLKKQGDEFRPGMEYIREWGYPVDAKETVPYTP, translated from the coding sequence ATGGCTACTTTTACCCATAAGCTGTTCTTCGGTTTCTTGCTTGTAGCTCTCGGAATATTAACACTGGGAGTGCGTAATTCGCCGAAACCGGAGGAGCCCCTTAACATTCTTATTCTGCATACCGACCAGTGGCGAGCGCAAGCATTTGGCTACCGGGGCGACCCTAACGTAAAAACCCCGCATATTGACCAGTTAGCTGCGGAGAGTGCCAACCTATTTAATGCCGTTTCGGGAATGCCCGTATGTACGCCTCACCGAGCCTCACTTCTTACTGGGCAACACCCACTGACCCACGGGCTGTTTATGAACGATGTGCAGCTGGATACTACTGCTATCACTATTGCGGAAGTATTGGCCGACGCTGGCTATCAGACCGGCTACATTGGCAAGTGGCATTTAGATGGCCGAGGTCGTCATAGCTTCACTCCACCGGGTGGTCGGCGGCAGGGGTTTCAGTACTGGAAAGCCTTGGAATGCTCGCATAACTATAATAATTCAGCTTACTATACTGCCAATTCGCCCGAGAAAAAATTTTGGGAGGGCTACGATGCCATTGCTCAGGCGGAAGATGCTCAGCAGTATATCCGCGATCACGCGCAAGATGAGCAACCGTTTTTTCTGTTCGTAAGCTGGGGCACGCCCCACGCTCCGTATCGAACTGCTCCACAGGAGTATCTGAATATGTACGCCCCTAAAGAGATGCAACTGCATCCGAATGTACCGCCGGAGATGGATTCTATGGTACGAGCCGACCTAGCGGGTTACTACGCTCACTGCACTGCGCTAGATGACCAGATTGCTAATATTCTGCAAACACTGGAGGACACCGGAACCAGCGATAACACCATTATTCTCTTTACTTCCGACCACGGCGACCTGCTCGGTTCACATCGGGCGTACAAAAAACAGCAACCCTACGAAGAATCTATCCGGGTACCGATGCTAATTCGCCATCCGCAGATTTTACCCGGTGAGTACGCTGCTCTTATGAACTCTTACGACATTATGCCCACCTTACTTGGGTTGAGTGACGCTCAAATCCCATCATCAGTAGAAGGTTATGATTTTAGTGAGTATCTGATTGAGCAACTTCCATTGCCCGACACTACCACACTAATTAGCTGCGTACAACCGTTTGGCCAGTGGAACCGCTTCGACCGAGGGGGTAAAGAATATCGGGGCATCGTCACATTGCGCTACACCTACACGCGCGACTTGAACGGATCCTGGCTGTTTTTCGATAATCAGCGCGACCCTTACCAGATGAATAATCTCATCAATAATCCAGCGTACTCCGAGTTGCAGCAAGAGCTGGACAAGTTGCTCACCAAAAAACTTAAAAAGCAAGGAGACGAATTTCGTCCGGGTATGGAATACATCCGGGAGTGGGGCTACCCGGTAGATGCTAAAGAAACCGTGCCTTACACTCCTTAA
- a CDS encoding SDR family NAD(P)-dependent oxidoreductase, producing the protein MSLQIDLSGQNILVTGATRGIGRTIAEQLAKAGARVAIHYRQSQELAEQLAANLENGAVSFQADLEDSEEVLQLFSSVLHKFDWIDALVNNAGIAIGAEVEATDEAFVNTWSRTMRVNLDATGLLCKKAVNHFQKTGGGRIVTISSRAAFRGDTSDFLAYAASKGGVVALTRSIARAYGKQNIKAFTVAPGFTCTDMAEDFIEKYGEEYVKNDIALASLTQPQDIAPTIAFLLSGLADHATGATIDINAGSYVH; encoded by the coding sequence ATGAGTCTACAAATTGATTTATCGGGTCAGAATATTTTGGTTACCGGAGCTACCCGAGGTATTGGGCGGACAATTGCCGAGCAATTGGCTAAAGCTGGAGCTAGAGTAGCTATCCATTATCGTCAAAGTCAAGAGCTTGCTGAGCAATTGGCAGCAAATCTGGAAAATGGAGCAGTATCATTTCAGGCTGATTTAGAAGATTCGGAAGAAGTGCTGCAATTATTTAGCAGCGTACTTCACAAATTTGATTGGATAGACGCACTAGTGAACAATGCCGGAATTGCCATTGGTGCGGAGGTAGAAGCCACTGATGAGGCTTTCGTAAATACTTGGTCTAGAACAATGCGCGTCAATTTAGATGCCACTGGGTTACTATGTAAAAAAGCCGTTAACCATTTTCAGAAAACTGGTGGCGGACGCATTGTAACTATTTCTTCTCGAGCCGCCTTTCGGGGCGATACCAGCGACTTTTTGGCTTACGCTGCCTCTAAAGGGGGAGTAGTCGCGCTTACCCGATCTATTGCCCGAGCGTACGGTAAACAGAACATCAAAGCCTTTACAGTGGCTCCTGGCTTTACCTGCACTGATATGGCCGAAGATTTCATTGAGAAGTACGGCGAAGAATACGTCAAGAATGATATTGCCCTTGCATCGCTCACGCAACCGCAGGATATTGCGCCTACCATTGCCTTTCTACTAAGTGGGTTGGCCGATCATGCTACCGGAGCCACCATAGACATCAATGCGGGCAGTTACGTTCATTAA
- a CDS encoding SelL-related redox protein → MKRLPEWIGMLLRFIGFTNLLWGLILVFATEGLLRWAQIDVPVVLLPWYMIGAIAMLLGVAYYFTSFNPVKGLLVLLLGFLIKLTETVAIIAGWASEVITHQLVLYFAVKDLIWLGPLGATLYFVFREWQAPHDAQNINPEESLPETLAKFSTNQEHNLSSLSYEQPLLLVFLRHFGCTFCREALQEIAEKRTAIENQEVKIVLVHMGSVAQGEAYFAKNNLSGLSHISDPSCQLYNLFRLQRARFSQVFGLRVWLRGFKAGVLHSHGIGKLVGDGFRMPGVFLIYQGELLKSYKHQLASDRPDYVSLASCEVVIS, encoded by the coding sequence ATGAAGCGACTGCCTGAGTGGATCGGTATGCTGTTGCGCTTCATTGGGTTCACCAACCTACTGTGGGGGCTAATACTGGTGTTCGCTACTGAAGGGTTACTTCGGTGGGCACAAATAGATGTACCGGTGGTATTGCTACCCTGGTATATGATTGGAGCAATTGCTATGCTCTTAGGAGTGGCGTATTACTTCACCTCATTTAACCCGGTAAAGGGGTTACTGGTACTGTTATTAGGTTTTTTAATTAAGCTTACAGAAACCGTAGCGATCATTGCCGGCTGGGCTTCTGAGGTTATCACTCACCAACTAGTGCTGTACTTTGCCGTGAAAGATTTGATCTGGCTGGGCCCGCTAGGCGCTACCCTTTATTTTGTATTTCGCGAATGGCAGGCACCGCACGATGCTCAGAATATAAATCCAGAAGAATCACTTCCTGAAACCTTAGCAAAATTTTCTACAAATCAGGAGCATAACCTCTCATCACTTTCGTATGAACAGCCTTTGTTGCTGGTCTTTTTACGGCATTTTGGCTGCACATTTTGCCGTGAGGCACTACAAGAAATTGCCGAAAAGCGTACAGCCATAGAAAATCAGGAAGTAAAAATAGTGCTCGTTCATATGGGAAGTGTGGCGCAAGGGGAAGCATACTTTGCTAAGAATAATCTGAGTGGATTATCCCATATTAGCGATCCTAGCTGTCAATTATATAACTTGTTTCGCTTGCAACGAGCCCGGTTTTCGCAGGTGTTTGGTTTGCGGGTTTGGTTACGTGGATTTAAAGCGGGCGTACTGCATAGTCATGGAATTGGCAAGTTAGTAGGCGATGGCTTCCGAATGCCGGGGGTTTTCCTCATCTACCAGGGCGAATTGCTCAAAAGCTACAAGCATCAACTTGCCTCCGATCGTCCTGATTATGTTTCTTTGGCGAGTTGCGAGGTTGTTATTTCCTGA
- a CDS encoding nitroreductase family protein: protein MNITPEQATELIQNRRSLYPAVFNKETIDDTVIQAILENANWAPTHRLTQPWRFTVFSGGGLQKLANFQADLYKKVTEVQGSFDQKKYEKLQKKPLLCSHIIAIGMKRDPKARVPEIEEVMATACAVQNMYLTASAYEVGGYWGTGGVTYYEEAKSFFGLEAEDKLLGFFYLGMPKTDKWPEGRRDAISEKVSWVRE from the coding sequence ATGAATATCACCCCTGAGCAAGCAACCGAATTAATTCAAAATCGCCGATCACTATATCCGGCCGTATTCAATAAAGAAACCATAGATGATACGGTAATACAAGCAATATTAGAAAATGCTAACTGGGCACCCACCCACCGATTAACGCAACCCTGGCGATTTACTGTGTTTTCGGGTGGGGGGCTACAAAAACTCGCCAATTTCCAGGCTGATTTGTATAAAAAAGTAACAGAAGTTCAAGGCTCTTTCGATCAGAAAAAGTACGAAAAGCTTCAGAAAAAACCGCTACTATGCTCGCACATTATAGCCATTGGCATGAAGCGCGACCCAAAGGCGCGAGTACCCGAAATTGAGGAAGTGATGGCGACGGCTTGCGCGGTGCAAAATATGTACCTGACCGCTTCGGCTTACGAAGTAGGCGGTTATTGGGGAACCGGAGGAGTCACCTATTACGAGGAAGCCAAATCTTTTTTTGGGCTAGAAGCTGAAGATAAGCTACTCGGCTTTTTCTACCTAGGTATGCCTAAAACCGATAAGTGGCCCGAAGGAAGGCGAGACGCTATTAGCGAGAAGGTGAGTTGGGTTAGAGAGTGA
- a CDS encoding beta-N-acetylhexosaminidase encodes MKILSKLLILTVFSLYASCTAEPPAEPTDLTQEVIIPKPVSVTTSGGAFTLTETTRIYTQGNGEELNQIARQLSDYLSPATGFNLPVESTEGEADDGHILLQLDNSDTELEEEGYELNIAEDALTLIASEPAGLFRGLQTIRQLLPPEIEKGSPQELSWEIATGTIRDYPTYEYRGAMLDVARHFFQVDDVKHYIDLMAYYKLNHLHLHLTDDQGWRIEIKSWPKLAEYGGSTQVGGGAGGHYTQEQYTDIVQYAQARFITIVPEIDMPGHTNAALTSYPELNCSGKAAELYTGIEVGFSTLCTDSEVTYQFVDDVIGELAALTPGPYIHIGGDESHATPMEDYIPFVNRAQEIVLKHGKQVFGWDEIANADLVDNAVVQYWAEAENATKAIKQGGKVIMSPATKTYLDMQYDSTTELGLHWAAYIEVDSAYIWEPTEMVAGVDREHILGIEAPLWSETVTNMDEIEYMAFPRLIGIAEIAWTPAADRQWEDYRTRLGQHAPYLKALEIDYYASDLVEWAEDSVQ; translated from the coding sequence ATGAAAATACTTAGTAAGCTCCTAATCCTAACCGTTTTCTCACTTTATGCAAGTTGCACCGCCGAGCCACCCGCCGAACCGACTGACCTTACCCAGGAAGTAATTATTCCAAAACCTGTTTCAGTAACCACTAGTGGTGGTGCGTTTACACTGACCGAAACCACTAGAATTTATACGCAGGGCAATGGCGAAGAATTAAATCAAATAGCCCGTCAGCTTTCTGACTATCTATCTCCCGCTACCGGATTTAATCTACCAGTAGAATCTACCGAAGGCGAAGCTGATGACGGACATATTTTACTACAATTAGACAATTCTGATACTGAACTGGAGGAGGAGGGCTACGAGCTTAATATTGCTGAGGATGCGTTAACACTCATCGCTTCGGAACCCGCTGGACTCTTTCGAGGACTCCAAACCATTCGCCAACTACTACCGCCCGAGATTGAAAAAGGTTCTCCTCAAGAGCTGAGTTGGGAAATTGCTACGGGCACTATCCGTGATTATCCCACCTACGAATACCGGGGTGCTATGTTAGACGTAGCTCGTCACTTTTTTCAGGTGGATGATGTGAAGCACTACATTGATCTGATGGCTTACTACAAGCTGAACCATCTTCATCTGCACCTCACCGACGATCAGGGCTGGCGTATTGAGATTAAGTCGTGGCCTAAGTTGGCTGAATACGGAGGGAGTACCCAGGTTGGTGGCGGAGCCGGTGGACACTACACCCAAGAGCAATACACAGACATTGTGCAGTATGCTCAGGCTAGGTTTATCACCATTGTTCCTGAAATTGACATGCCCGGTCATACCAACGCCGCGCTTACTTCTTATCCTGAACTAAATTGCAGCGGTAAAGCTGCTGAGCTGTACACGGGTATTGAAGTAGGTTTTAGTACGCTTTGTACTGATAGCGAAGTGACTTATCAGTTTGTGGATGATGTAATTGGAGAGCTAGCCGCGCTTACGCCTGGTCCTTACATTCATATTGGCGGCGATGAGTCGCACGCCACGCCGATGGAAGATTATATTCCCTTCGTGAACCGGGCGCAGGAGATTGTGCTAAAGCACGGCAAGCAAGTATTTGGCTGGGACGAAATTGCCAACGCCGATTTGGTAGATAATGCAGTAGTGCAATACTGGGCTGAGGCTGAAAACGCTACTAAAGCCATCAAGCAAGGCGGGAAAGTAATTATGTCGCCCGCCACCAAAACCTACCTGGACATGCAGTACGATTCTACCACTGAACTTGGTTTACATTGGGCGGCCTATATTGAGGTAGACAGTGCCTACATCTGGGAACCTACCGAAATGGTAGCGGGCGTAGACCGGGAGCATATTCTGGGCATTGAAGCTCCCCTTTGGTCGGAAACGGTGACTAATATGGATGAAATTGAGTACATGGCCTTTCCCCGCCTGATTGGCATCGCCGAAATCGCCTGGACACCCGCCGCTGACCGTCAGTGGGAAGACTACCGCACCCGTCTCGGCCAGCACGCCCCTTATTTGAAGGCGCTAGAGATAGATTACTACGCTTCGGATTTGGTGGAGTGGGCGGAAGACTCAGTACAGTAA